The following proteins are encoded in a genomic region of uncultured Vibrio sp.:
- a CDS encoding Na+/H+ antiporter NhaC family protein, producing MTTQAKAMDAPLKFNMQHIIISLICVATFVLFTTIGLNHEEGQSYGWMSLLPTALVLVFALTTHRTVEALFSGAIAGVLLLNPTEAVEQIVDISMTVMMDETIAWIILVCGLMGGLIAILEKGGSILSFSDMLVTKVKSRKQSMVMTFLLGIVIFIDDYLNAIAISSSMKKVTDGYQISREKLSYLVDSTAAPICILVPISTWAIFFSSLLESNGVAETGKGIQTYIEAIPYMAYGWITLAIVLLVAMEKIPDLGAMKAAEQRAKNGQVRPDSATDVDFGSDIAAHTNPTMGLINFLLPMVVLVAASWYFGIDLLAGVFVAIIFTVCFYGFQRLISMNDMFEAVYDGIKVMLLPLATVIGGFMLKNVNDSLGVTQYVIETVSPYLSASYFPAIIFLITGGLVFATASSWGTFAVAMPIVLPLGEQLGVPLHLTVAALLSASAAGSHSCFFSDSTVLSAQGSGCTAMQHATTQFPYALIGIIATTIFFLAIG from the coding sequence ATGACTACGCAAGCAAAGGCGATGGATGCGCCGTTAAAATTCAATATGCAACACATTATTATCTCTTTAATTTGTGTTGCTACATTCGTACTTTTTACGACAATTGGATTAAATCACGAAGAGGGGCAGTCCTACGGGTGGATGAGCCTTTTACCAACAGCGTTGGTGTTAGTCTTCGCTTTAACGACGCACCGAACGGTAGAAGCGCTGTTTAGCGGCGCGATTGCTGGGGTTTTACTTCTTAATCCAACTGAAGCAGTTGAACAAATCGTTGATATTTCCATGACGGTGATGATGGATGAAACCATTGCCTGGATCATCCTGGTCTGTGGCTTGATGGGCGGCCTGATTGCTATCTTGGAGAAAGGCGGCAGTATTCTGAGCTTCTCAGACATGTTGGTGACAAAGGTTAAGAGCCGTAAACAGTCCATGGTAATGACGTTCTTGCTTGGTATTGTTATCTTTATCGACGATTACTTAAATGCCATTGCTATATCTTCATCAATGAAGAAGGTAACAGACGGCTACCAAATCTCTCGAGAAAAACTATCGTACCTCGTTGACTCAACTGCGGCACCGATCTGTATTCTTGTACCGATTTCGACTTGGGCTATCTTCTTTAGCTCTCTTCTAGAGTCGAATGGCGTTGCTGAGACAGGTAAAGGTATTCAAACCTATATCGAAGCTATCCCTTACATGGCTTATGGCTGGATAACGTTAGCAATCGTTCTGTTGGTTGCGATGGAAAAGATTCCAGATCTGGGTGCGATGAAAGCAGCAGAACAACGAGCGAAGAATGGTCAAGTTCGTCCTGACAGCGCAACTGATGTAGATTTTGGCTCTGATATTGCTGCTCATACTAATCCAACAATGGGTCTGATCAACTTCCTACTGCCTATGGTTGTTCTGGTTGCAGCAAGCTGGTACTTCGGAATTGACCTATTGGCTGGTGTGTTTGTCGCAATCATCTTCACGGTATGCTTTTACGGCTTCCAACGATTGATTTCAATGAACGATATGTTTGAAGCTGTTTATGATGGCATTAAAGTCATGCTACTGCCGTTAGCTACTGTGATCGGCGGCTTCATGCTAAAAAATGTCAACGACTCGTTAGGTGTTACGCAATACGTTATCGAGACGGTTAGCCCGTACCTAAGCGCCTCTTACTTCCCTGCTATCATCTTCCTGATTACAGGTGGTCTGGTATTCGCGACAGCATCTTCTTGGGGCACATTCGCAGTAGCAATGCCTATCGTTCTGCCATTGGGTGAGCAACTTGGCGTGCCACTACACTTAACCGTTGCAGCGCTACTTTCTGCGTCTGCTGCTGGTAGCCACTCATGTTTCTTCAGTGACTCAACCGTACTTTCTGCACAAGGTTCTGGTTGTACTGCAATGCAACACGCAACAACTCAGTTCCCTTACGCATTGATCGGTATTATCGCGACAACAATTTTCTTCCTTGCGATTGGATAA
- a CDS encoding GNAT family N-acetyltransferase, producing MEIIIGNSAEVIQKAQAIRHQVFTVEQKIPKALDLDGLDEGAVHALVEDKGTLVATARLTINEDSSSVMARVAVTEPYRSLGIASKVVKALMEYARNVGVCSIEIHAHGYLRNYYEKFGFEFIREVEIVGEHQLIEMQYRIETRE from the coding sequence ATGGAAATCATTATTGGAAACAGCGCAGAGGTCATACAAAAGGCACAAGCGATTCGCCATCAGGTGTTTACTGTCGAACAGAAAATCCCGAAAGCATTGGATCTAGATGGATTAGATGAAGGCGCCGTTCACGCTTTAGTCGAGGATAAGGGCACTCTAGTTGCAACGGCTCGATTAACGATAAATGAAGATAGCTCTTCCGTAATGGCTAGAGTTGCAGTGACAGAACCATACCGAAGTTTGGGAATTGCTTCTAAAGTTGTAAAGGCATTAATGGAATACGCGCGAAACGTCGGGGTATGCTCTATCGAAATTCACGCTCATGGTTATTTACGCAATTACTATGAGAAATTTGGTTTTGAGTTTATTCGAGAAGTTGAAATTGTTGGAGAGCATCAGTTGATCGAAATGCAGTATCGCATCGAAACTAGAGAGTAG
- a CDS encoding aspartate/glutamate racemase family protein, with product MKTIGLLGGMSWESTASYYKALNEGVKSQLGGLHSAKICLYSVDFDEIEKLQHQGKWSETALILAQAAKSVERGGADFLMICTNTMHKVVPEIESHISIPILHIADATAESLIRDGVTKVGLLGTRFTMEQDFYKGRITDKFGIEVVVPTVDEQTVIHDVIYQELCLGEIKSESRDSYVQIIANLHEQGAQAVILGCTEIALLVKQSDTSVPLYDTTEIHAARGVEWALGS from the coding sequence ATGAAGACAATAGGGTTGTTAGGTGGGATGAGTTGGGAATCAACCGCCAGCTACTATAAGGCACTGAATGAAGGCGTTAAGTCTCAGCTTGGCGGATTACATTCCGCGAAGATCTGTTTATACAGTGTCGACTTTGATGAGATAGAGAAGCTCCAGCATCAGGGGAAATGGTCTGAAACGGCTCTGATCCTTGCTCAGGCAGCCAAGTCTGTAGAACGTGGTGGCGCAGACTTTTTAATGATTTGTACCAACACGATGCATAAAGTTGTACCAGAAATCGAGTCACACATATCGATTCCAATTTTACATATTGCCGATGCGACGGCAGAGAGCCTGATTCGTGACGGGGTTACGAAAGTTGGCCTGTTGGGTACGCGATTTACAATGGAGCAAGACTTTTACAAAGGCAGGATTACAGATAAGTTTGGCATAGAAGTCGTTGTTCCAACTGTTGATGAACAAACCGTCATTCACGACGTTATTTATCAAGAGCTCTGTCTGGGTGAAATAAAAAGCGAGTCCCGAGATAGTTACGTGCAAATCATTGCTAATTTACATGAACAGGGCGCTCAAGCAGTGATTCTGGGGTGTACTGAAATCGCATTATTAGTCAAGCAAAGTGACACGTCGGTACCTTTATATGACACTACGGAGATTCACGCCGCGCGTGGCGTTGAATGGGCATTAGGTTCTTAA
- a CDS encoding aldehyde dehydrogenase, translated as MKTQEQWIELKNNLNIENRAYINGEYSAALSGKTIPVVNPATDEIFTEIARCESEDVNLAVSYARKAFQSGQWSESSPAHRKAVLKQFADLIDQNREELALLETLDTGKPISHSFSTDIPGAASALRWYAEAIDKVYGEVAPTEKDVHAFISHQAIGVVAAVVPWNFPLWLACWKLGPALAAGNSVILKPSEKSSLTAIFLGQLAKQAGLPNGVFQVVTGFGHEAGDALATHEDVDCIAFTGSTRIAGQLMVRSGESNLKRVYAEAGGKNANIVFEDCDDLDRAAAETASGCFYNQGEVCVAATRLLVHESIKDQFIEKVIEAAKAFAPKDPMDPSSSMGALIDQDHKSKVLEYITLGQSEGAVLRCGGNVEGQGAFVEPTILDNVDNQYRVAQEEIFGPVLCVIPFKDEAQAIEIANDSKYGLGAALWSSNINRVHRVAKRLQAGSVWVNNYNEGDMTVPFGGFKMSGNGRDKSLHAIEKFTETKTTWIRLHA; from the coding sequence ATGAAAACTCAAGAACAATGGATTGAACTTAAAAACAATCTAAACATCGAAAACAGGGCGTACATCAACGGCGAATACAGTGCTGCATTAAGTGGAAAAACGATCCCTGTCGTTAATCCGGCAACAGACGAAATATTTACCGAAATCGCGCGTTGTGAAAGTGAAGATGTCAATCTTGCGGTGTCATACGCTCGTAAAGCATTTCAATCAGGTCAGTGGAGTGAAAGCAGTCCGGCACATCGCAAAGCGGTACTGAAACAATTCGCTGATCTGATAGACCAAAACCGTGAAGAGCTGGCTCTGCTTGAAACTCTAGATACCGGTAAACCTATTTCTCACAGCTTCTCTACCGATATCCCTGGCGCTGCAAGCGCACTACGCTGGTACGCCGAAGCGATCGACAAAGTGTACGGCGAAGTTGCCCCAACAGAAAAAGACGTCCACGCTTTTATTTCTCATCAAGCGATTGGTGTTGTTGCGGCGGTTGTTCCTTGGAACTTCCCACTTTGGCTCGCTTGTTGGAAGCTTGGTCCTGCACTTGCAGCAGGCAACAGCGTGATCCTTAAGCCGTCAGAAAAGTCATCTCTGACTGCAATCTTCTTAGGTCAACTTGCTAAACAAGCTGGCTTACCAAACGGTGTTTTCCAAGTGGTTACGGGCTTTGGTCATGAAGCGGGTGATGCATTGGCAACACACGAAGATGTGGATTGTATCGCATTCACTGGTTCTACACGCATTGCTGGCCAGCTGATGGTTCGCTCTGGTGAAAGTAACTTAAAACGTGTCTATGCAGAAGCGGGTGGTAAGAACGCGAACATCGTATTCGAAGATTGTGACGACTTAGACCGAGCGGCGGCTGAAACGGCATCGGGTTGCTTCTATAACCAGGGTGAAGTTTGTGTCGCAGCAACACGTCTGTTGGTTCATGAAAGCATTAAAGATCAGTTCATTGAAAAAGTTATTGAAGCTGCCAAAGCTTTTGCTCCAAAAGATCCAATGGATCCTAGTTCTTCTATGGGTGCACTTATCGACCAAGACCACAAATCAAAAGTGTTGGAATACATTACATTAGGCCAGTCCGAGGGCGCTGTTTTGCGCTGTGGTGGTAATGTTGAAGGTCAGGGTGCGTTCGTCGAGCCAACTATTCTGGATAACGTGGATAACCAATATCGCGTTGCCCAAGAGGAAATTTTCGGTCCAGTACTGTGTGTCATTCCATTCAAGGATGAAGCGCAAGCTATCGAAATTGCCAACGACTCTAAGTACGGCCTAGGTGCGGCACTTTGGAGTAGCAACATCAATCGCGTTCACCGAGTAGCTAAACGTCTGCAAGCCGGTTCGGTATGGGTGAACAACTACAACGAAGGTGACATGACGGTCCCATTTGGTGGATTCAAAATGAGCGGCAATGGACGAGATAAGTCACTGCACGCTATTGAAAAATTCACCGAAACCAAAACCACTTGGATTCGCCTTCATGCCTAA
- the puuR gene encoding HTH-type transcriptional regulator PuuR has product MDNQEIGKNIVQLRKKHGLSQRELAERAGITHSAISSIENGKVSPSVSSLQKIVNVFSLSLSEFFIFEQTQNDEVKVVVAPEELVEMGSETVSMKLVTNGTKDQVIGFLIEEYAPHGTTGSADIKHEGEEIGTVLEGEITLEYKGRSFVIKEGESYVIDTTQPHRFTNHTDKACRMISAHTPTTF; this is encoded by the coding sequence ATGGACAATCAAGAGATTGGTAAAAATATTGTTCAGTTAAGAAAAAAACATGGATTGTCACAACGAGAGCTAGCCGAAAGAGCGGGCATCACTCACAGTGCTATCTCATCGATTGAAAATGGCAAAGTGAGCCCTTCGGTTAGTTCGCTGCAAAAAATAGTGAACGTATTTTCTTTATCTCTGTCGGAGTTTTTCATCTTTGAACAAACTCAGAATGATGAAGTGAAAGTGGTAGTCGCACCAGAAGAGCTGGTCGAAATGGGCAGTGAAACCGTTTCGATGAAATTGGTAACCAACGGCACTAAAGATCAAGTTATCGGATTCTTGATCGAAGAATATGCACCACATGGAACCACCGGTTCCGCTGACATTAAACACGAAGGCGAAGAAATTGGCACCGTGTTAGAGGGTGAAATCACTCTTGAATACAAAGGTCGATCTTTCGTCATCAAAGAAGGCGAGTCGTACGTTATTGATACGACGCAGCCACACAGATTTACGAATCACACAGACAAGGCTTGTCGAATGATAAGTGCGCATACGCCAACCACATTCTAA
- a CDS encoding glutamine synthetase family protein codes for MESYLQEVQNFKQQWPKIEFVDLIFTDINATPRGKRIPVEALEKLNKGVALPLSTITLDTKGNVVETAGLGEDLGEPDNLCFPISGTLMPTAKEQVGQLMLSMMDDSGKQPNPLFIRNIVASMLEKLEAKDQYPCVALELEFYLVDKQRGENGTPLTAINPTKKTREKDTEVYDLDGLDDYADFLSDLNRIAIDQGLNTSGALSESAPGQFEINFNHSKDVLRACDEIVIAKRLIRQIAHQHGFDATFMAKPFGDQAGNGMHIHLSLMDSVGNNHFSQQDGKASPLFYQTMAAMLEQTSGAMALICPNVNSFRRFVPGAYVPTRADWGENHRGVALRVPISDSKNRRIEHRIAGADVNPYILAAVVLSAVLASENYSKEQCPSTLSDDAIDLPLRMSEALEQLEHSELAQYISRDFIDLYLACKRSELAEFERAITPLEIDWMLHSA; via the coding sequence ATGGAATCGTATCTACAGGAAGTTCAAAATTTTAAACAACAGTGGCCTAAGATCGAGTTTGTCGACCTCATCTTTACCGACATTAACGCAACGCCAAGGGGTAAACGTATTCCCGTCGAAGCTCTAGAAAAGCTTAACAAAGGTGTCGCATTACCTCTTTCTACTATTACGCTTGATACAAAAGGTAACGTTGTTGAGACAGCTGGATTGGGCGAAGATCTAGGTGAGCCAGACAATCTTTGTTTCCCGATCAGCGGCACATTGATGCCAACCGCGAAAGAACAAGTTGGGCAGTTGATGCTTAGTATGATGGATGACTCAGGAAAGCAACCAAACCCTTTGTTTATTCGTAATATCGTCGCTTCGATGCTTGAGAAGTTAGAAGCGAAAGATCAGTACCCTTGTGTGGCTCTGGAACTTGAATTTTACTTGGTGGATAAACAGCGCGGTGAGAATGGCACACCTTTAACCGCAATCAACCCTACTAAGAAAACACGAGAGAAAGACACCGAAGTGTATGACTTAGATGGGCTAGACGACTACGCTGACTTCTTATCTGACCTGAACAGAATTGCAATAGATCAAGGCTTAAACACTTCAGGCGCACTTTCGGAATCAGCACCTGGTCAGTTTGAAATCAACTTCAACCACTCAAAAGATGTTCTTCGTGCGTGTGACGAGATCGTCATCGCCAAGCGCTTGATCCGCCAGATTGCCCACCAGCACGGATTCGATGCTACGTTTATGGCTAAGCCTTTCGGCGATCAAGCTGGTAACGGTATGCACATCCACTTAAGTTTGATGGATAGTGTTGGTAACAACCACTTTAGCCAACAAGATGGGAAAGCAAGTCCCCTCTTCTATCAGACTATGGCGGCAATGCTCGAACAGACATCAGGCGCTATGGCACTAATTTGTCCAAATGTTAACTCTTTCCGCCGCTTTGTTCCTGGTGCTTACGTTCCTACGAGAGCGGACTGGGGCGAAAACCATCGTGGTGTTGCGCTACGCGTACCTATCAGTGACAGCAAAAACCGTCGTATAGAGCACCGTATCGCAGGAGCTGACGTGAACCCTTATATCCTCGCGGCAGTAGTACTTTCTGCAGTGCTAGCAAGCGAAAACTATTCCAAAGAACAATGTCCATCAACCTTAAGTGATGATGCGATTGACTTACCTTTGCGTATGTCAGAAGCTCTAGAACAGCTGGAACACAGCGAGCTGGCTCAATACATTTCAAGGGACTTTATCGATTTGTATTTGGCTTGCAAACGCAGTGAACTCGCTGAATTTGAGCGCGCTATTACACCACTGGAAATTGACTGGATGTTGCACTCGGCATAA
- a CDS encoding FAD-binding oxidoreductase translates to MNKHTDSFYAHSVPNMPDYPQLQDNIECDVCVVGAGFSGLSSALHLAEKGFKVVVLESAKVGFGATGRNGGQIVNSYSRDVDVIESRYGQHQAKALCDMIFEGGDIIRGLVDKYDIECDLKQGGLFTALNKKQLKGLEEHKRNWERYGNDQLTMLDADEVEKAVGTKAYTGGLLDMRGGHIHPLKLALGEAAAFISLGGQLFEQSAVVSIEKGVNPVVKTAQGSVKSKYVVLAGNAYLGGLAPNISNKAIPCGTQVVATQPLSEDQLKQVLTSDYCVEDCNYLLDYFRLTADKRLLFGGGVVYGARDPENVEALIRPNMEKVFPQLKGIKIDYAWTGNFLLTYSRMPQFGSFADNIYYLQGYSGHGVTCTHLAGKLLAEALTGHAERFDAFATLKHYSFPGGRHFQIPFTAMGAAYYNLRDKLAI, encoded by the coding sequence ATGAACAAGCATACGGATTCGTTCTACGCGCACTCTGTGCCAAACATGCCGGACTACCCACAACTCCAAGACAACATTGAGTGTGATGTGTGTGTGGTTGGCGCAGGTTTCTCAGGTCTCTCTTCTGCCCTGCATCTTGCGGAAAAGGGTTTCAAAGTGGTTGTGCTGGAAAGTGCCAAAGTAGGTTTTGGAGCAACTGGTCGTAACGGTGGCCAGATCGTCAATAGTTACAGCCGAGATGTTGACGTTATAGAAAGCCGTTACGGCCAACACCAAGCCAAAGCACTGTGCGACATGATCTTTGAAGGTGGCGACATCATCCGTGGTCTGGTCGATAAATACGACATTGAATGCGATTTAAAACAAGGCGGCTTGTTCACTGCACTCAACAAAAAACAACTTAAAGGCCTCGAAGAGCACAAGAGAAACTGGGAGCGTTACGGTAACGACCAGCTAACAATGCTGGATGCAGATGAAGTGGAAAAAGCGGTTGGCACTAAAGCGTATACCGGCGGCCTGCTGGACATGCGCGGTGGTCATATTCACCCGCTTAAGTTGGCGTTAGGTGAAGCAGCTGCATTTATCTCACTTGGCGGTCAACTTTTTGAACAGTCTGCGGTCGTGTCGATTGAGAAAGGCGTAAACCCTGTCGTGAAAACAGCGCAAGGCAGTGTTAAGAGTAAGTACGTTGTACTAGCGGGTAACGCTTATCTTGGCGGTCTGGCACCAAATATCAGTAACAAAGCGATCCCTTGCGGCACACAAGTAGTCGCAACTCAGCCTCTAAGCGAAGATCAACTTAAGCAAGTACTGACCAGCGACTACTGTGTTGAAGACTGTAACTACTTATTAGACTACTTCCGCCTAACAGCCGACAAACGTCTGTTGTTTGGAGGTGGTGTTGTTTACGGTGCTCGTGACCCAGAAAACGTCGAAGCGCTTATTCGTCCGAATATGGAAAAAGTATTCCCGCAATTAAAAGGCATTAAGATCGATTATGCATGGACAGGTAACTTCCTGCTGACTTATTCACGTATGCCTCAGTTTGGTTCTTTTGCGGACAACATTTACTACCTACAAGGTTACAGTGGCCACGGTGTTACTTGTACGCACCTTGCCGGTAAACTTTTAGCGGAAGCGTTAACCGGACATGCAGAACGCTTTGATGCGTTTGCAACGCTAAAGCATTACTCCTTCCCAGGTGGCCGTCACTTCCAAATCCCATTTACTGCTATGGGTGCGGCTTACTACAACCTACGTGACAAACTGGCGATTTAA
- the aguB gene encoding N-carbamoylputrescine amidase: MSKVVKFAALQLTKSWDLEDNLDKAKKAIREAAQNGANVILPQELFAAPYFCKKQEAKYFELAEETENCRLIKEMSALAKELGVVIPVSYFEKAGNTFFNSLVMIDVDGTVLENYRKSHIPDGPGYSEKYYFSPGDTGFKVWQTKFGNFGAGICWDQWFPELARSLALHGAEAIFYPTAIGSEPQDPTLDSRDHWQRTMQGHSAANLVPVIASNRVGTEVDDGIETTFYGSSFITDHTGAKIAEAPREGETIIYAEIDLKATAKARHAWGLFRDRRPELYTSVGKLAV; this comes from the coding sequence ATGAGCAAAGTCGTTAAATTTGCAGCGCTTCAGCTAACGAAGAGCTGGGATCTGGAAGATAACCTAGACAAAGCCAAAAAGGCGATTCGTGAAGCGGCACAAAACGGCGCGAATGTGATTCTTCCTCAGGAACTCTTCGCAGCGCCTTACTTCTGCAAAAAACAAGAAGCGAAATATTTTGAACTAGCAGAAGAAACAGAGAATTGCCGCCTCATCAAAGAGATGAGCGCATTAGCAAAAGAACTGGGTGTGGTTATTCCTGTTAGCTATTTTGAAAAAGCGGGGAACACCTTTTTTAACTCGCTAGTGATGATCGACGTGGACGGTACGGTTCTCGAGAACTACCGCAAGTCGCATATTCCTGATGGTCCGGGCTACAGCGAAAAGTACTACTTTAGCCCTGGTGATACTGGCTTCAAAGTATGGCAAACCAAGTTCGGTAATTTTGGAGCAGGCATTTGCTGGGATCAATGGTTCCCGGAGCTTGCACGTAGTCTGGCTCTGCATGGTGCTGAAGCGATTTTCTATCCAACAGCAATTGGCTCTGAACCGCAAGACCCAACATTGGATTCTCGTGATCACTGGCAGCGTACGATGCAAGGTCACTCGGCAGCAAACCTAGTACCGGTAATCGCATCAAACCGAGTCGGTACAGAAGTGGATGACGGCATTGAAACGACGTTCTACGGATCTTCTTTCATTACTGACCACACGGGTGCAAAAATTGCGGAAGCTCCACGTGAAGGCGAGACAATCATTTACGCAGAGATCGATTTAAAGGCAACCGCAAAAGCTCGTCATGCTTGGGGTCTGTTCCGCGATCGTCGTCCAGAGCTATACACAAGCGTTGGAAAGCTGGCTGTTTAA
- a CDS encoding zinc ribbon domain-containing protein YjdM, producing the protein MSFPPCPNCQSEYVYQDQNHLICPECAYEWNPSEVEEVFSVNDANGSLLAEGDKVTLAKDLKVKGSSLVLKIGTKAVIRRIVEGKDHQLDCKVDGAGEMMVTAKFVKKA; encoded by the coding sequence ATGTCTTTCCCTCCTTGCCCCAACTGTCAATCCGAATATGTTTACCAAGATCAAAACCATTTGATTTGTCCAGAGTGCGCTTATGAATGGAACCCATCTGAAGTCGAAGAAGTGTTTAGTGTCAATGATGCTAATGGCTCTTTGCTAGCTGAAGGGGATAAAGTAACGCTGGCGAAAGACCTCAAGGTTAAAGGCAGTTCTCTTGTTTTAAAGATTGGTACTAAAGCGGTGATTAGACGCATCGTCGAAGGTAAAGATCATCAACTGGATTGCAAAGTAGACGGTGCTGGTGAAATGATGGTCACCGCGAAATTTGTCAAGAAGGCGTAA
- a CDS encoding GFA family protein yields MESVHKGSCLCGTVQYELTGVFQQFFLCHCTRCQKDTGTAHAANLFAQDSTLVWTQGESEVKTYQHPNTLHSKSFCQNCGSALPTVVESIHCIVVPAGSLDSPVPMSPTAKIFVGSCASWTKNLSDVPGFEELPQ; encoded by the coding sequence GTGGAAAGTGTACATAAAGGTTCGTGCCTTTGCGGCACTGTGCAATACGAGCTTACTGGCGTGTTTCAGCAATTCTTTTTATGCCACTGTACTCGCTGTCAAAAGGATACAGGGACAGCGCACGCTGCTAACCTTTTTGCTCAAGATTCAACGTTAGTTTGGACTCAGGGTGAAAGCGAGGTTAAGACTTACCAACACCCGAATACGTTACACAGCAAAAGCTTTTGTCAAAACTGTGGTTCAGCATTACCAACGGTAGTGGAAAGTATTCACTGCATTGTCGTCCCTGCTGGTAGTCTTGATAGTCCGGTGCCCATGTCACCCACGGCAAAAATTTTCGTTGGTAGTTGTGCGAGTTGGACTAAAAATTTGTCTGACGTACCTGGCTTTGAAGAACTACCACAATAA
- a CDS encoding DJ-1/PfpI family protein produces the protein MNIGIYIYDDAEVLDFSGPFEVFSTAKRLETSDWNVFLVAETKNAVAARGGFKVLPDYSIHDHPDIDLLVVVGGVHTEEMTKLPVLNWIKSVDQRASWVASVCTGAFLLASAGLLKGLTVTTHWEDIPDLTHRFPNLMVIDDQRWVTSGKYTTSGGISAGIDMSLYLVSHLHSRDLAKMVARQMEYNWQECP, from the coding sequence ATGAATATTGGAATATATATCTATGATGACGCAGAGGTACTGGATTTCTCGGGACCCTTCGAAGTTTTTAGCACAGCAAAGCGATTAGAAACAAGCGATTGGAATGTGTTTCTTGTGGCAGAAACCAAAAATGCGGTTGCCGCAAGAGGTGGCTTCAAGGTCTTGCCTGACTATTCCATTCATGACCACCCCGATATTGATTTGTTGGTTGTTGTGGGGGGTGTGCACACTGAGGAAATGACGAAGTTACCGGTATTGAACTGGATAAAATCGGTCGATCAACGTGCCAGTTGGGTAGCATCGGTTTGTACTGGCGCATTTTTATTAGCCAGTGCCGGACTGCTCAAGGGTTTAACGGTGACTACGCACTGGGAGGACATCCCTGACTTGACGCATCGCTTTCCAAACTTAATGGTGATCGATGATCAACGCTGGGTTACTTCAGGGAAATACACAACTTCTGGAGGCATCTCAGCAGGTATCGACATGAGTTTATATCTTGTTTCACACTTACATAGTCGTGATCTTGCTAAAATGGTCGCGCGTCAAATGGAGTATAACTGGCAGGAATGTCCATAA
- a CDS encoding HAD family phosphatase, which produces MESKNIKNVVFDIGNVVVRWAPLEIIRLTFGNVESPEEKVKSIFQSDTWFDLNKGIISEREAKLQYQRLLGFSELDCERLFYYVKQTQILIYGSVELIKRVKAAGYRVFALTDNVHEIVSYLKENYTFWHLFEGATVSAEVGLLKPQPEIYQLLLTQHSLEATQTVFIDDMPYNVEGAETVGIAAIQFENAVQCEADLKSLGLTF; this is translated from the coding sequence ATGGAATCGAAAAATATCAAAAATGTCGTTTTTGACATCGGAAATGTGGTTGTTCGATGGGCGCCACTAGAAATCATCAGGTTAACGTTTGGAAACGTGGAGTCCCCAGAAGAAAAAGTGAAAAGTATTTTTCAGTCAGATACTTGGTTCGACCTGAACAAAGGCATTATTTCTGAAAGGGAAGCAAAACTTCAATACCAACGACTTCTTGGCTTCTCTGAGCTCGATTGCGAGCGCTTGTTTTACTATGTAAAGCAAACACAGATATTAATTTATGGTTCGGTCGAGTTGATCAAGCGAGTTAAAGCGGCAGGTTACCGTGTATTTGCACTTACTGATAACGTGCATGAAATCGTTTCGTATTTGAAAGAGAATTATACGTTTTGGCATCTGTTTGAAGGCGCGACGGTATCGGCTGAAGTTGGACTGTTAAAGCCACAACCAGAGATTTATCAATTACTGTTAACTCAGCACTCACTGGAAGCGACGCAAACCGTGTTTATTGATGATATGCCATATAATGTCGAAGGCGCTGAAACTGTTGGCATCGCGGCCATTCAGTTTGAAAATGCTGTGCAGTGTGAGGCGGATTTGAAGTCGCTTGGATTAACGTTTTAA
- a CDS encoding HPP family protein has translation MKNIGLSVIAGIGAFLAIGMLSFFDATMSDVALLMAPFGATTVLVFGVPDSPLAQPKNVILGHLITASVGVLFTQYIGVTPLTLALATGIAVSLMLITKTTHPPAGANPLLIMLSGQGWAFLITPVLVGAVLIVLVGKSMQGLLRQWVKS, from the coding sequence ATGAAAAATATTGGATTGTCAGTAATCGCTGGGATTGGTGCATTTCTCGCGATAGGCATGTTGTCTTTTTTTGATGCAACGATGAGTGATGTTGCATTGCTTATGGCTCCGTTTGGCGCTACAACCGTTCTTGTCTTTGGTGTACCAGATAGCCCTTTGGCTCAGCCTAAAAACGTTATTCTCGGACACCTGATAACTGCTTCTGTTGGTGTGTTGTTCACGCAATATATTGGTGTTACACCGCTGACACTGGCGCTTGCGACAGGTATAGCCGTGAGTCTAATGCTCATTACGAAAACGACGCATCCGCCAGCTGGCGCAAACCCGTTGTTGATTATGTTATCTGGGCAAGGGTGGGCTTTTCTCATCACGCCAGTTTTGGTTGGCGCGGTCCTCATTGTTCTAGTGGGGAAAAGTATGCAAGGGTTGCTCAGACAATGGGTAAAAAGTTAA